One Capsicum annuum cultivar UCD-10X-F1 chromosome 2, UCD10Xv1.1, whole genome shotgun sequence genomic window carries:
- the LOC107858734 gene encoding uncharacterized protein LOC107858734 yields MVKFSAAYISCSCTYSLHNNFLVPKLNGPRILLSQAKQKLVKSQMIDNATTYTSRIATDIPLYEIPGASFDRYLDNKPRIFKAIFPDKRRSQQLNQEEWRIHMLPIEFLLITVWPVIDMRLRCKSKGIDYPPGIPPDVSKVLELDIIRWELQGLDDVMKPSQFSLGVKGSLYPDRNGPRSRLKGQLQMSISFVLPPVLALVPEAVRRDVTESVLRRLLQNMKSKVNGSLLSDYAEFKREMQNNLLV; encoded by the exons ATGGTGAAATTTTCAGCAGCTTATATATCATGTTCATGTACATATTCACTCCACAACAATTTTTTGGTGCCCAAATTAAATGGACCACGAATACTTTTATCCCAGGCAAAGCAAAAGCTAGTAAAATCCCAGATGATAGATAATGCTACAACTTACACTTCCAGAATTGCCACTGATATTCCTCTATATGAAATACCCGGG GCTTCGTTTGATAGATATCTGGATAATAAACCTCGAATTTTCAAGGCCATTTTTCCTGACAAAAGAAGGAGCCAGCAACTCAATCAG GAAGAGTGGAGAATTCACATGCTACCCATAGAGTTCCTGTTGATCACCGTCTGGCCAGTTATTGATATGAGATTGAGGTGTAAATCTAAAGGAATAGATTACCCGCCTGGGATCCCACCTGATGTTTCTAAGGTTCTTGAACTCGACATA ATAAGATGGGAGCTTCAAGGGCTGGATGATGTGATGAAGCCATCCCAGTTCTCACTTGGAGTAAAAGGGTCTCTTTACCCGGACAGGAATGGACCAAGGAGCAGGCTGAAAGGTCAATTACAGATGAGCATTAGCTTTGTTCTTCCACCCGTGCTAGCGTTGGTCCCTGAAGCTGTTCGTAGAGATGTCACAGAGTCG GTGCTAAGGAGACTGTTGCAGAACATGAAGAGTAAAGTAAATGGTAGCTTGCTTTCGGACTATGCTGAATTCAAGAGGGAAATGCAGAACAACTTATTAGTCTGA
- the LOC107858733 gene encoding protein WVD2-like 4 isoform X2, with product MDSNCKSTRLTPKKCSKNSENLNPNVENSPVLSKSCKSLTKSATKTQKSVSRNSNAIQLASPSPKNKIRQRKFVIAKKKKKSNGDDVNVSMVCKCNKDGVEKKKCLCVAYETLRASQEEFFKNRGGNDHDDNELEKLDRDDQEVTIPVSISEGEKLKEGMGLGGMSVVGNVKRGRERLLEEVRQSVPDLGSGKVLNLVKAFENLLSIPKTNECEEEGETDEKEKEGALPGLQSHKIPETHVSSSSFCPPDFFITSESLGLDSRRASSLDGSHDGCISSRTSSGGGRRSRRDSAESSGTFTRRSWKRRQLKATSQKPFKLRTEERGKGKEEEFIKKVQQMVEEEEKQRIPIAQGLPWTTDEPECLSKPLVKEITIPVDLVLHSDVRAVERSEFDHQVAEKLSYIEQYKMERERLQKMAEEEEIRRLRKELVPKAQPMPYFDRPFVPRRSSKNPTMPREPKFHLPQNKKIKSCMSLNDMYIHNKIECGGCSDDL from the exons ATGGATTCCAACTGCAAATCCACTAGGCTTACGCCGAAGAAATGCTCCAAGAATTCCGAAAACTTGAATCCCAATGTCGAAAACAGTCCAGTTTTGTCAAAATCTTGTAAATCACTTACGAAATCGGCGACGAAGACGCAAAAGTCAGTTTCAAGAAACTCTAATGCGATTCAATTGGCTTCACCTTCGCCGAAAAATAAGATTCGTCAGAGGAAGTTTGTGATcgcgaagaagaagaagaagtcgaATGGAGATGATGTGAATGTGTCCATGGTTTGTAAGTGTAATAAGGATGGCGTTGAGAAGAAGAAGTGCCTTTGTGTTGCTTATGAGACTCTTCGGGCTTCTCAAGAAGAGTTTTTCAAGAATCGCGGTGGAAATGatcatgatgataatgaattAGAGAAGTTGGATCGCGATGACCAGGAGGTAACAATTCCTGTATCAATTTCCGAGGGGGAGAAGTTAAAGGAAGGCATGGGTTTGGGTGGAATGAGTGTTGTGGGGAATGTAAAGAGGGGAAGGGAGAGATTGTTGGAAGAAGTAAGGCAAAGTGTACCTGACCTTGGTTCTGGAAAAGTGCTGAATTTGGTAAAGGCTTTTGAGAATCTTCTTTCGATACCCAAAACAAATGAGTGTGAGGAGGAAGGTGAAACtgatgaaaaggaaaaagaaggggCATTGCCTGGCTTACAGTCTCACAAGATTCCTGAGACACACGTATCTTCTTCTTCGTTTTGTCCACCCGATTTTTTCATCACCTCCGAGAGTTTAGGCTTGGATTCGCGTCGTGCCTCCTCATTGGATGGCAGCCATGATGGATG TATTTCAAGCAGGACTTCTTCAGGTGGTGGTCGGAGGAGCAGACGTGAT AGTGCTGAATCCTCAGGCACATTTACTAGAAGAAGCTGGAAGAGAAGGCAGCTCAAAGCAACATCCCAAAAGCCCTTCAAACTTAGAACCGAG GAAAGGGGAAAAGGTAAGGAGGAAGAATTTATTAAGAAAGTGCAACAAATGGTGGAGGAAGAGGAGAAACAGAGGATACCGATTGCACAAGGCCTTCCATGGACAACGGACGAGCCAGAG TGTTTGTCAAAGCCTTTGGTAAAAGAGATCACGATACCAGTTGATCTGGTGCTGCACAGTGACGTTAGGGCTGTTGAACGTTCTGAGTTTGACCATCAA GTAGCAGAAAAACTGAGCTATATTGAACAATACAAAATGGAAAGAGAGAGACTACAGAAG ATGGCTGAGGAAGAAGAAATTAGGAGGCTGAGAAAGGAACTTGTTCCAAAAGCTCAACCAATGCCCTACTTTGACAGGCCTTTCGTCCCTAGAAG GTCATCCAAAAATCCCACTATGCCAAGAGAGCCGAAGTTCCACTTACCTCAAAACAAGAAGATCAAGTCCTGCATGTCTTTGAATGATATGTACATACACAACAAGATTGAATGCGGCGGGTGCAGCGATGACCTGTGA
- the LOC107858733 gene encoding protein WVD2-like 4 isoform X1, translating into MDSNCKSTRLTPKKCSKNSENLNPNVENSPVLSKSCKSLTKSATKTQKSVSRNSNAIQLASPSPKNKIRQRKFVIAKKKKKSNGDDVNVSMVCKCNKDGVEKKKCLCVAYETLRASQEEFFKNRGGNDHDDNELEKLDRDDQEVTIPVSISEGEKLKEGMGLGGMSVVGNVKRGRERLLEEVRQSVPDLGSGKVLNLVKAFENLLSIPKTNECEEEGETDEKEKEGALPGLQSHKIPETHVSSSSFCPPDFFITSESLGLDSRRASSLDGSHDGCFSISSRTSSGGGRRSRRDSAESSGTFTRRSWKRRQLKATSQKPFKLRTEERGKGKEEEFIKKVQQMVEEEEKQRIPIAQGLPWTTDEPECLSKPLVKEITIPVDLVLHSDVRAVERSEFDHQVAEKLSYIEQYKMERERLQKMAEEEEIRRLRKELVPKAQPMPYFDRPFVPRRSSKNPTMPREPKFHLPQNKKIKSCMSLNDMYIHNKIECGGCSDDL; encoded by the exons ATGGATTCCAACTGCAAATCCACTAGGCTTACGCCGAAGAAATGCTCCAAGAATTCCGAAAACTTGAATCCCAATGTCGAAAACAGTCCAGTTTTGTCAAAATCTTGTAAATCACTTACGAAATCGGCGACGAAGACGCAAAAGTCAGTTTCAAGAAACTCTAATGCGATTCAATTGGCTTCACCTTCGCCGAAAAATAAGATTCGTCAGAGGAAGTTTGTGATcgcgaagaagaagaagaagtcgaATGGAGATGATGTGAATGTGTCCATGGTTTGTAAGTGTAATAAGGATGGCGTTGAGAAGAAGAAGTGCCTTTGTGTTGCTTATGAGACTCTTCGGGCTTCTCAAGAAGAGTTTTTCAAGAATCGCGGTGGAAATGatcatgatgataatgaattAGAGAAGTTGGATCGCGATGACCAGGAGGTAACAATTCCTGTATCAATTTCCGAGGGGGAGAAGTTAAAGGAAGGCATGGGTTTGGGTGGAATGAGTGTTGTGGGGAATGTAAAGAGGGGAAGGGAGAGATTGTTGGAAGAAGTAAGGCAAAGTGTACCTGACCTTGGTTCTGGAAAAGTGCTGAATTTGGTAAAGGCTTTTGAGAATCTTCTTTCGATACCCAAAACAAATGAGTGTGAGGAGGAAGGTGAAACtgatgaaaaggaaaaagaaggggCATTGCCTGGCTTACAGTCTCACAAGATTCCTGAGACACACGTATCTTCTTCTTCGTTTTGTCCACCCGATTTTTTCATCACCTCCGAGAGTTTAGGCTTGGATTCGCGTCGTGCCTCCTCATTGGATGGCAGCCATGATGGATG CTTTAGTATTTCAAGCAGGACTTCTTCAGGTGGTGGTCGGAGGAGCAGACGTGAT AGTGCTGAATCCTCAGGCACATTTACTAGAAGAAGCTGGAAGAGAAGGCAGCTCAAAGCAACATCCCAAAAGCCCTTCAAACTTAGAACCGAG GAAAGGGGAAAAGGTAAGGAGGAAGAATTTATTAAGAAAGTGCAACAAATGGTGGAGGAAGAGGAGAAACAGAGGATACCGATTGCACAAGGCCTTCCATGGACAACGGACGAGCCAGAG TGTTTGTCAAAGCCTTTGGTAAAAGAGATCACGATACCAGTTGATCTGGTGCTGCACAGTGACGTTAGGGCTGTTGAACGTTCTGAGTTTGACCATCAA GTAGCAGAAAAACTGAGCTATATTGAACAATACAAAATGGAAAGAGAGAGACTACAGAAG ATGGCTGAGGAAGAAGAAATTAGGAGGCTGAGAAAGGAACTTGTTCCAAAAGCTCAACCAATGCCCTACTTTGACAGGCCTTTCGTCCCTAGAAG GTCATCCAAAAATCCCACTATGCCAAGAGAGCCGAAGTTCCACTTACCTCAAAACAAGAAGATCAAGTCCTGCATGTCTTTGAATGATATGTACATACACAACAAGATTGAATGCGGCGGGTGCAGCGATGACCTGTGA